TTCAGCATGTGAATGCCTCCCAGATGGGGGTCCAGATTGCAGGTGCGGTCCCCCTTACACCCGAAAACAGAGGGGCGTCCATTTGCCCAACCACCTGCCACGTCCCTGTCACGCGAAAGGACGCCCAGGGGCCTGGGAATCAAAGGAACTCAGGGACTCTTCCGGGCGGGAGCGGACGCTGGACCCGCGTACAGGTCGATGACCTCCGTGATGCCGCGCTGGCACACCGCGCAAAAAGGCACCCGGTCCCGGGTGAACATCACGCAGTCCGTCTGGGGCCGGAAGTAGCCCTTCGCCTCGTAGTGGGCCCCTTCGAAGGCGCCCACCTTCCCGGAGACCTTCTGGGTGCCGAGGAATTTCTCCTCCCAGTTCCGCTGCTCCGTGAAGAGCGCGTCCATCTGCGACTCGGGTTTGCGCTCCGCGCGAATCTTCTGCCGGCGCTGCTGCACCTGCAGGGCATGCGCGTCATAGGTGGGCTGATTCCAGGGCGTGGGCAGCGGGGTCCCCGGTGCCACCAGGTCCTTCCACTTGAGCTGGGCGGGGTCGTGGAGGGCGGTGACGTTCTTCTCCCAGGGCTCCACCCGCTCCGCGGGCGCGGCGCCGTAGACGGGGGCGGACGTGTAGTACTCGTCCGCCAGCCCCGCGAAGTGGTGGCCGAACTCGTGGACGAAGACGTAGGGGGCCCAGAGGCTGTCGGAGGCCACGGTGCTGAAGAGGTTGAAGATGCCGCCGCCGCCGTAGGTGTTGCCGTTGGACAGGATTTCGATGAACTCGTAGGGCGCGAAGGCGGCGGTGTTGCGCAGCGCGGCGTTGTCGAAGGTGAGGATGTAGCGCTCCGCGCCGAAGGCGTCGTAGGTGGAGCCCAGGGGCGGGCGGCGGTGGACGCCAGTGGAGGGCCGGGAGATTCCGGACTCGGCCGCCGCGGGCATCAGGCCCCAGACGTTGAAGTCCGCCTTGCGCTCCTTGAAGGGGGAGAAGCTGAAGAGGGTGTCCACCAGCTTGCGCGCGTCCTTCTCGAACTTGGCGCGCTCCGCCTCCGTGTAGCCGTCCCCCAGGATGAGGAAGTCCACCTTGTCCTGCGGCGGCCCGTTCTCCAGCAGCTTCAGCAGCGGACCCGGGGCGGGCGGCGAGGACGGATCCACGAAGGGGTCCTTCGGATCCACCACCAGCGACCAGATTTCGCGGAAGGCGTTCTGCGCGTCGCGCTTCTTCAGGATGACCTGGACGGGGCTGTCCGGCGCGGGGAAGCGCAGCGATTCACTGAAGGTGCGGTGGGCCTGCTTCGCCTCGTCCGTCAGCTCCCACTCGCCGAAGATGGAGGCGAAGCCGCGCGAGAACAGGAGCCGGTTCGTCCGCCGGTCCCGCACCTCGAAGAGGTACTTGCCCAGGTTCGTCTCGTCGATGGCCCGCGCCGGGTGGCCCGGCCAGGGCAGGGGCTCCACCACCAGCCGCTCCAGGCTGAAGCGCTCCTCGGTGGCGTTGCCGGTGTGGAAGTAGTCGACGCGGAACGTCCGGGGCGCGGCGAGGGCGGTGCTCGCCGTGAGCAGCAACAGCAGGAGGGAAGCGCGCATGGGGCGCGACTCTACGCGCCCGGCGCTTCCCGGCCAGGAGCCTCTGGCCAGGACCGTCCGCTCAGAACGCTCCGGACACGCTCGCCGCCGCGCCCGTCTCGTCCGCCGTCACGCCCAGCGTCACGGGCGCGGGCTT
This DNA window, taken from Corallococcus coralloides DSM 2259, encodes the following:
- a CDS encoding IgA Peptidase M64, giving the protein MRASLLLLLLTASTALAAPRTFRVDYFHTGNATEERFSLERLVVEPLPWPGHPARAIDETNLGKYLFEVRDRRTNRLLFSRGFASIFGEWELTDEAKQAHRTFSESLRFPAPDSPVQVILKKRDAQNAFREIWSLVVDPKDPFVDPSSPPAPGPLLKLLENGPPQDKVDFLILGDGYTEAERAKFEKDARKLVDTLFSFSPFKERKADFNVWGLMPAAAESGISRPSTGVHRRPPLGSTYDAFGAERYILTFDNAALRNTAAFAPYEFIEILSNGNTYGGGGIFNLFSTVASDSLWAPYVFVHEFGHHFAGLADEYYTSAPVYGAAPAERVEPWEKNVTALHDPAQLKWKDLVAPGTPLPTPWNQPTYDAHALQVQQRRQKIRAERKPESQMDALFTEQRNWEEKFLGTQKVSGKVGAFEGAHYEAKGYFRPQTDCVMFTRDRVPFCAVCQRGITEVIDLYAGPASAPARKSP